One genomic segment of Erysipelotrichaceae bacterium 66202529 includes these proteins:
- a CDS encoding response regulator, translated as MNVLFVEDDQAIAMGLVYTLKKEGYEVVWCDCKQAALQQLHQQAFDLLLLDVGLPDGSGYDICTYAKSRQDVPVLFLTALDDEGNVVMGLDMGGDDYITKPFRINELLSRMRSVQRRYHRQEEDIIQIQYLSIYPKQGKVYKEQEEILLTALEYRLLMVLVNHPQQVLSRSQLLEGIWDVAGDFVNDNTLSVYMKRLREKLERDPKNPTIIVTVRGLGYRLELHHAA; from the coding sequence ATGAATGTATTATTTGTCGAAGATGATCAGGCCATCGCCATGGGGCTTGTCTATACATTGAAAAAGGAAGGCTATGAGGTGGTATGGTGTGATTGCAAGCAGGCAGCATTGCAGCAGCTTCACCAGCAGGCTTTTGATTTGCTTCTGCTGGATGTCGGATTGCCAGATGGGAGCGGATATGACATCTGTACCTATGCAAAAAGCCGGCAGGATGTTCCGGTACTCTTTTTAACTGCCCTGGATGATGAGGGAAATGTCGTAATGGGGCTGGATATGGGTGGTGATGATTATATTACGAAGCCGTTTCGTATCAATGAGCTGCTCAGCCGTATGCGCAGTGTACAGCGCCGCTATCACAGGCAGGAGGAAGACATCATACAAATCCAGTATCTTAGCATCTATCCAAAGCAGGGGAAGGTATACAAAGAACAGGAGGAAATCCTGCTGACTGCACTGGAATACCGCCTGCTTATGGTATTGGTCAATCATCCGCAGCAGGTGCTTAGCCGTTCTCAGCTTTTGGAGGGGATTTGGGATGTAGCCGGTGATTTTGTTAATGACAATACTCTGAGTGTGTATATGAAGCGTCTTCGCGAAAAGCTGGAGCGTGATCCAAAGAATCCGACAATTATTGTGACTGTGCGCGGGCTGGGCTATCGGCTGGAGCTGCATCATGCTGCGTAA
- a CDS encoding MerR family transcriptional regulator: MNKEFFCHQNVSAKLYRIGVFSQMNRITVKTLRHYDEIDLLKPAYVDEDSGYRYYTSDQLLPLHKILALRDMGFSLEEIRQVCHGASEEQLLQRRKQELLKIIAETSEKLARVEGYLTGGHLEDDYRVVLKSLPAVTIASMRVHLDSYADLFYKMPDMGLEMEKAGCACSEPEYCFTMYYDDAYREQDVDAEICEAVTERKEDRGDLKFRDLPSVALAACVMHKGPYRTLPQAYHAIVSFIEDSGYEIIGHQRESYIDGIWNKDSEEEWLTEIQFPVRKIKSIE; this comes from the coding sequence ATGAATAAAGAATTTTTCTGTCATCAGAATGTATCGGCAAAGCTGTACCGTATTGGTGTTTTTTCACAAATGAACCGCATTACTGTGAAAACACTGCGGCATTACGATGAAATAGATTTACTGAAGCCTGCCTATGTGGATGAGGACAGCGGGTATCGCTATTATACTTCAGATCAGCTGCTTCCGCTGCATAAAATACTGGCTCTGCGGGATATGGGATTTTCCCTGGAAGAAATACGGCAGGTTTGTCACGGCGCATCTGAAGAACAGCTGCTGCAGAGAAGAAAGCAGGAGCTGTTGAAAATTATAGCGGAAACAAGCGAAAAGCTGGCGCGTGTGGAGGGCTATCTTACTGGGGGACATCTGGAGGATGATTACCGCGTTGTCCTGAAGTCACTGCCTGCGGTGACAATTGCCTCCATGCGGGTGCATCTGGACAGCTATGCAGATCTGTTTTATAAGATGCCGGACATGGGCTTGGAAATGGAGAAGGCTGGTTGTGCGTGCAGCGAGCCGGAGTATTGCTTTACCATGTATTATGATGATGCATATCGTGAGCAGGATGTGGATGCAGAAATCTGCGAGGCGGTAACGGAACGAAAAGAGGATCGCGGTGACTTGAAATTCCGTGACCTGCCCTCTGTTGCGCTTGCGGCCTGTGTTATGCATAAGGGGCCATACCGGACACTCCCCCAGGCTTATCATGCAATCGTCTCGTTCATCGAAGACAGCGGCTATGAAATCATTGGCCATCAAAGAGAATCGTACATTGACGGTATCTGGAATAAGGACAGTGAGGAGGAGTGGCTCACGGAAATCCAATTTCCTGTGCGAAAAATAAAGAGCATAGAATAG
- a CDS encoding ABC transporter permease has translation MKRFLTFLRVEGKLSLRCPDGVIFGIGMPVGVLLLIAVIAGSQSAGGADYSFLQSAFASLLTVGICATAFMGLPLTIADYRDKKILKHFFATPIRPLMILAVQVVIGMLTAVFSAALVTLLAVFGFGYRMEGNPILFMGAFLLVMLSMYSIGMILASLCKTVKIANVVTTFVYFPMLFLSGATIPFELFPEAVQRVCNILPLTHGIKLLKAVSLDMWSQEIWISVILLIVFAVVGSIISVVSFKWE, from the coding sequence ATGAAACGATTTCTGACTTTTTTAAGGGTAGAAGGAAAGCTGAGTCTGCGCTGTCCGGATGGTGTCATTTTCGGAATCGGCATGCCGGTTGGGGTACTGCTTCTCATCGCAGTAATTGCGGGCTCACAATCCGCAGGCGGTGCAGATTATTCATTTTTACAGAGTGCATTTGCATCTCTGCTGACGGTGGGAATCTGTGCGACTGCCTTCATGGGGCTGCCGCTGACGATTGCCGATTACCGGGACAAGAAAATTTTGAAGCATTTCTTTGCGACTCCGATTCGTCCGCTTATGATACTGGCAGTACAGGTGGTGATCGGCATGCTGACGGCAGTCTTCTCGGCAGCTCTGGTCACGCTGTTGGCTGTTTTTGGCTTCGGTTACCGCATGGAAGGAAATCCGATTCTATTTATGGGAGCCTTTCTGCTGGTCATGCTTTCCATGTACAGCATCGGTATGATATTGGCCAGTCTGTGCAAGACCGTAAAAATTGCAAATGTCGTCACGACCTTTGTCTATTTTCCCATGCTCTTTTTATCCGGAGCTACGATCCCCTTCGAGCTGTTTCCGGAAGCTGTGCAAAGGGTATGCAATATCCTTCCGCTGACACATGGCATTAAGCTGCTGAAGGCGGTATCTCTGGATATGTGGAGTCAAGAGATATGGATATCTGTTATTCTTCTGATCGTATTTGCTGTTGTCGGCAGTATCATATCTGTAGTATCCTTTAAGTGGGAATAA
- a CDS encoding ATP-binding cassette domain-containing protein, whose product MKSIEAFDITKTYNGRVVVDNLSFTVEQGEVFGLLGHNGAGKSTTIDCILGLTRPDHGSARILGQDAAKSRKTLFEHVGVQLQHEAHANNIRVSEVCEETAALYHDPADYHALLKQFQLEAYVNQKVEQLSGGERQKLSVVVALIPKPKVIFLDELTTGLDVAARREVWHILKGLKQKGMTIFLTTHYMEEAENLCDRVLILKAGRRLCEGSVAEIIESSPCENLEDAYLWYSREETNI is encoded by the coding sequence ATGAAAAGTATTGAAGCTTTCGATATTACAAAGACATATAACGGACGCGTAGTTGTGGATAATCTGAGCTTTACAGTAGAGCAGGGAGAGGTATTCGGCCTGCTGGGACACAATGGAGCCGGGAAAAGCACGACGATCGACTGCATTTTAGGATTGACAAGGCCGGATCATGGCAGCGCCCGTATTCTGGGACAGGATGCAGCTAAAAGCAGAAAAACATTGTTTGAGCATGTTGGCGTGCAGCTGCAGCACGAAGCACATGCGAACAATATACGTGTTAGTGAGGTATGCGAGGAAACAGCGGCGCTGTATCATGACCCGGCAGATTATCATGCTCTCTTGAAGCAGTTTCAACTGGAAGCATACGTAAATCAGAAGGTGGAGCAGTTGTCAGGAGGGGAGCGGCAGAAGCTTTCCGTTGTAGTAGCGCTGATACCAAAACCGAAGGTAATATTTCTGGATGAGCTGACAACAGGTCTGGACGTAGCTGCACGCCGTGAGGTATGGCATATTCTGAAAGGATTGAAGCAAAAGGGAATGACGATCTTTCTAACGACACACTATATGGAAGAAGCTGAAAATCTCTGTGACCGGGTGTTGATCCTGAAAGCAGGCAGAAGGCTATGCGAGGGAAGTGTTGCGGAAATCATTGAAAGCAGTCCCTGTGAAAATCTGGAGGATGCTTATCTTTGGTATAGTAGGGAGGAAACGAATATATGA
- a CDS encoding ABC-2 transporter permease yields MIGLIRKDLYYLTTSWKPLLLSVLILGGFSTWKGFGAILIVILPTFFGLSVLGCIQMDAQRKWYDYYRVLPVSLRNVVAARYLAYLSFMTIGFLITVVYGYVIQFTMGITSLGTRFAMWQGFSMGLALALSFAAVFLPATYYNKGEKMEVSMMISGFVSFGAVYLVSRLLTLFDIQLVDIADIFLQLLFGAAMLMFAVSWLVSNIIVQKRLSKK; encoded by the coding sequence ATGATTGGTTTGATACGAAAGGATTTATATTACTTAACCACAAGCTGGAAGCCACTGCTGTTATCTGTCCTGATCCTGGGTGGATTTTCTACCTGGAAGGGCTTTGGAGCGATTTTAATCGTGATCCTGCCAACCTTTTTCGGGTTAAGCGTTTTGGGCTGTATTCAGATGGACGCACAGAGAAAATGGTATGACTATTACCGTGTATTACCGGTATCGTTACGAAATGTTGTGGCAGCCCGCTATCTTGCATATCTGTCCTTCATGACCATTGGCTTTCTGATCACCGTTGTATACGGCTATGTTATTCAGTTTACGATGGGAATTACTTCCTTGGGAACCCGGTTTGCAATGTGGCAGGGTTTTTCTATGGGGCTCGCTCTGGCATTGAGCTTTGCGGCTGTCTTTCTTCCTGCTACCTACTATAATAAGGGGGAGAAAATGGAGGTCTCCATGATGATAAGCGGCTTTGTCTCCTTTGGTGCTGTCTATCTTGTCAGCAGGCTGCTAACACTGTTTGATATTCAGCTCGTAGATATTGCGGATATTTTCCTACAGCTTCTGTTTGGCGCAGCTATGCTGATGTTTGCAGTCTCCTGGCTTGTATCCAACATCATCGTTCAAAAGCGTCTCAGTAAAAAATAA